CTGTTATCCCTTTGCTCAATTGCCGCAAAGAAAGCATCCATATCGTAATGCAGATAAATTTTTTCTTTTTTCATTAGTAAATTTTCCTAAAATTGTATTGTCGGTAAAATCATATTAAATTCGCCATTTTCAATTTTATATTTGTAAGAAGCCAGATTTGCTAGTTCCAGACTGTGAGTAACTATTATTATCGACTGGTTTCTTTCCTGATTTATTTTCATAAATAGTTCATTTATCATATTACTTGTTTCTGTATCCAGATTTCCTGTTGGCTCATCAGCCAGTATTATATCAGGATCGTTAATCATAGCTCTTGCTATCGCCACACGCTGTTTTTCACCGCCTGAAAGTTCCATAGGTTTATGCTTTAAACGTTTTGCAAGACCAACAAGTGCAAGTAGTTCCTTGGCTTTCTTTTGTGCTTCATTCCTGTTCATATTTTTATTGACAAGTGCAGGCATCATAACATTTTCAAGTGCTGTAAATTCATTTAAAAGATAATGAAACTGGAATACAAAACCTATTTTTTGATTTCTTATTGCAGTTTTGACTTTTTCATTCTTATAATGGATTTTCTCTCCGCCAATATAGATTTCTCCATCAGTTGGTTCATCCAAAAGTCCCAGTATATTCAGAAGTGTTGTCTTTCCATTTCCTGATTTTCCTTGAATCGAAAT
This is a stretch of genomic DNA from Leptotrichia hofstadii. It encodes these proteins:
- a CDS encoding ABC transporter ATP-binding protein: MNKIIELKNVNKIYKTKVENIHILKNINLAFNKGDFISIQGKSGNGKTTLLNILGLLDEPTDGEIYIGGEKIHYKNEKVKTAIRNQKIGFVFQFHYLLNEFTALENVMMPALVNKNMNRNEAQKKAKELLALVGLAKRLKHKPMELSGGEKQRVAIARAMINDPDIILADEPTGNLDTETSNMINELFMKINQERNQSIIIVTHSLELANLASYKYKIENGEFNMILPTIQF